From one Henriciella marina DSM 19595 genomic stretch:
- a CDS encoding cryptochrome/photolyase family protein, with protein sequence MTKALLIFPHQLFNNHPGLDKRPDRICLVEDTLLFGDRQYPMRFHKQKLWLHRASMSRYAKRLEGLKPDFEYIRYDAGKPLLKPTIARLARAGFDEVMTCDPSDFILEKRLKSYCDAEGLELTLINTPLFLNTPGENRAWREDHKSWFQAEFYKRQRRQFDVLMNGDKPKGDQWSFDDENRKKVPKKLRESVPQLPAKEPDEIEEEARRSVEKDFPDNYGSLDTLYWPTSHEDAESWLGQFLNERFELFGPYEDAILEGETLLWHSAITPMLNIGLLTPQLVLDAAKAFIVTKDIPMNSAEGFLRQVIGWREFMRATYEDIGVPMRTTNHWGHTRSLPESFWTGETGIGPIDDVIKRILKTGYCHHIERLMVLGGFMFICEIDPDDIYRWFMEMFADSYDWVMVPNAYAMSQNADGGRITTKPYFSGSAYIRKMGNHETGEWCDIWDGLYWRWIWRNREALAGNPRWAMMVSMAEKMDGEKRQKHLDVAANFLRGLG encoded by the coding sequence GCACTCCTGATCTTCCCGCACCAGCTTTTCAACAACCATCCGGGGCTCGACAAGCGCCCGGACCGGATCTGCCTTGTCGAGGACACGCTGCTCTTTGGCGACCGGCAATATCCCATGCGCTTTCACAAGCAGAAACTCTGGCTGCACCGGGCCTCGATGTCGCGCTATGCCAAGCGGCTCGAAGGACTGAAACCGGACTTTGAGTATATTCGCTATGACGCCGGCAAGCCGCTTCTCAAGCCAACAATCGCGCGCCTCGCCAGGGCCGGTTTCGATGAGGTGATGACCTGCGACCCATCTGATTTCATTCTGGAAAAACGGCTCAAATCCTATTGCGACGCTGAAGGCCTAGAGCTGACGCTGATCAACACCCCGCTTTTCCTGAACACGCCGGGCGAGAACCGGGCGTGGCGGGAAGATCACAAGTCGTGGTTCCAGGCGGAGTTCTACAAACGCCAGCGCCGCCAGTTCGATGTCCTCATGAACGGCGACAAGCCCAAGGGCGACCAGTGGAGCTTTGACGATGAGAACCGCAAGAAGGTGCCGAAGAAGCTCAGAGAGAGCGTTCCCCAGCTGCCCGCCAAAGAGCCTGACGAGATCGAGGAAGAGGCGCGGCGGTCGGTCGAAAAGGACTTCCCGGACAATTACGGCTCGCTCGACACCCTCTACTGGCCGACCAGCCATGAGGATGCCGAGAGCTGGCTTGGGCAATTCCTGAATGAGCGCTTCGAGCTGTTCGGCCCCTATGAGGACGCCATTCTGGAGGGCGAGACCCTCCTCTGGCATTCGGCGATCACGCCGATGCTGAATATCGGACTTCTGACGCCGCAGCTGGTGCTGGATGCGGCGAAAGCCTTCATCGTGACCAAAGACATCCCGATGAATTCGGCCGAAGGCTTCCTCCGGCAGGTCATTGGCTGGCGCGAGTTCATGCGCGCGACTTATGAGGATATCGGCGTCCCGATGCGCACCACGAACCATTGGGGCCATACGCGCAGTTTGCCGGAAAGCTTCTGGACCGGTGAGACGGGGATCGGCCCCATTGATGATGTCATCAAGCGCATCCTCAAGACCGGCTACTGCCACCATATCGAGCGGCTGATGGTGCTCGGCGGGTTCATGTTCATCTGCGAGATCGACCCGGACGATATCTACAGATGGTTCATGGAGATGTTCGCCGACAGCTATGACTGGGTCATGGTGCCGAACGCCTATGCGATGAGCCAGAACGCCGATGGCGGGCGCATCACGACGAAGCCTTACTTCTCCGGCTCAGCCTATATCCGCAAGATGGGCAACCATGAGACAGGCGAGTGGTGCGACATCTGGGATGGCCTTTACTGGCGCTGGATCTGGCGTAATCGCGAGGCACTGGCGGGCAATCCGCGTTGGGCGATGATGGTCTCGATGGCCGAGAAGATGGACGGGGAGAAACGTCAGAAGCATCTGGATGTGGCGGCGAACTTTTTGCGGGGATTGGGGTAG